The DNA window AGGGGCTGTGAACACTATCACCAGGAAGTGATTAACATCCGGGCCCTGCATTCCCAATCGGAAATTGAAGCCATCGGGGTTCCGGTGAGACCGGGGCAGATTCTGGAGGTTAAGGTCGAGGAACCCCATACCTCGAATATCTATGATGGTATTGGCAGGGTCAACGGGTTTATTGTGGACATAGAGGGGGCCAATTCCCTGATCGGGGAAACTGTGCCTGTTGAGATAACCAAAGTGTACCGGACATACTGCAAGGCCAAAATGGTTGATGTAGGCAAGTGACCACCGCATTAAGTTATTTCTCTGTCCCGGTATTTGACCAGGAACCAGCCTGCAGTTATTCCAAAGGCTATATGTAATAGCAGGAGCAGCATACTGTCAATGAAGGTATCACGCATCTGCAGGTTTAATAACCTGGCTAAAATGCCGCAGAATAGAAACCAGGTGAATGTTCCCATACCGATGCCTTTGAGCAGTGGTGAACCATACCCCGTGACATGGAACAGGGCAAGCATTGCCATACCAATAATTGAACCACAGATAAAGTGTACTATGGTCCCGGTTATACCGTTTTCCAGAGCTCCGGATTCGCCTGCGAGAAACAAGGTAGCCATCTCATATAGTATTTTTATGCTGACACCCGGTATCAGGTTCAGCAGCCATAGAAGAACTGCCATGACTAAAGAACCTGCCAGGCCGGCAGACAGTCCCAGGATAAACTTGTCTTTCATTTTGCCCCCTGCTTAAAGAATAGTTTGTTTGTTATATCACGGATATTGTTAGTTAAATGAATCGATTATATACCCTGGAAAGCCGAAAAGGTTCGCTGCAGCGAACCTCTTCCCTAAAGCAGTTCACTGATGAACTGCTTTACGTTTGCGATTATTTCTCTCTGTATTTCTAAAGTGCGGAGGTAGTCATCATCAATTGACAGACCATGATCCGCACCCGGGTAACACTCAATCAGTCCTTCAGGGAATACCTGGCGGGCGGCTTCCCGGTCACAGAACGGGTCACTGCCGCCAAAGATGAGATAAGGTTTGCTGATCTTTTTATTAAAC is part of the Phosphitispora fastidiosa genome and encodes:
- a CDS encoding DUF6789 family protein; translated protein: MKDKFILGLSAGLAGSLVMAVLLWLLNLIPGVSIKILYEMATLFLAGESGALENGITGTIVHFICGSIIGMAMLALFHVTGYGSPLLKGIGMGTFTWFLFCGILARLLNLQMRDTFIDSMLLLLLHIAFGITAGWFLVKYRDREIT